A region of Vitis riparia cultivar Riparia Gloire de Montpellier isolate 1030 chromosome 12, EGFV_Vit.rip_1.0, whole genome shotgun sequence DNA encodes the following proteins:
- the LOC117925888 gene encoding keratin-associated protein 6-2-like, whose product MAGSKAFLFLFALVFALVYLISSEVSASVHETEKSTEGKGVQESKSYGGPGNGYQGGYGGGHQGGYGGGHQGGYGGGHQGGYGGGHGHGHGGCQYGCCHGCCRSYRYGSGCQRCCVDANEAPDAEFEDDVKN is encoded by the exons ATGGCTGGTTCTAAAGCTTTCCTTTTTCTGTTCGCTCTTGTCTTCGCTCTTGTTTACTTGATCTCATCTGAAGTATCTGCTTCCGTTCATGAAACAG AGAAAAGCACAGAAGGCAAGGGTGTTCAGGAGAGCAAGTCCTATGGAGGCCCCGGAAACGGGTATCAGGGTGGGTACGGCGGAGGGCATCAAGGTGGTTATGGAGGAGGGCATCAAGGTGGTTATGGGGGCGGGCATCAAGGTGGTTATGGGGGCGGGCATGGGCACGGGCATGGTGGCTGCCAATATGGTTGCTGCCATGGTTGCTGCCGTTCATACCGATACGGATCTGGGTGCCAGAGGTGCTGTGTTGATGCTAATGAGGCCCCTGATGCCGAGTTTGAAGACGATGTTAAGAACTAA
- the LOC117926707 gene encoding DNA topoisomerase 1-like isoform X2: MFDFLGKDSIRYFNTVEVELPVYKAIGQFKTGKSGGDDLFDKLDTSKLNAHLKELMPGLTAKVFRTYNASITLDEMLNREARGGDAMEKIVIYQHANKEVAIICNHQRTVSKSHDVQMSRLSEKMRELQGVLDELKTDLARAKKGKPPLKDSDGKPKKNMTPEVLERKIAQTNTKIEKMERDMKTKEDLKTVALGTSKINYLDPRISVAWCKRQEVPIEKIFNKSLLAKFAWAMDVDPSFRF; this comes from the exons ATG TTTGATTTTCTCGGTAAGGATTCCATTAGATACTTCAACACCGTTGAAGTTGAGCTTCCTGTGTATAAAGCTATTGGGCAATTCAAGACTG GTAAAAGTGGTGGGGATGATCTTTTTGACAAGCTGGATACAAGTAAGCTGAATGCTCACTTGAAGGAACTCATGCCTGGCCTCACTGCAAAAGTTTTCCGTACATATAATGCATCTATCACTTTGGATGAGATG TTGAATAGAGAAGCCAGGGGTGGGGATGCAATGGAGAAGATTGTCATTTATCAGCATGCAAACAAAGAG GTTGCCATTATATGCAACCATCAACGTACTGTCTCAAAGTCCCATGACGTACAAATGTCAAGGTTGAGTGAGAAGATGAGGGAGCTTCAG GGTGTTTTGGATGAATTGAAAACAGACTTGGCGAGGGCAAAGAAAGGGAAGCCTCCATTGAAGGATTCTGATGGGAAGCCAAAGAAGAACATGACCCCAGAAGT GTTAGAGAGGAAGATTGCTCAAACCAATACAAAGATTGAGAAAATGGAGCGAGATATGAAAACCAAAGAGGATCTAAAGACAGTAGCATTGGGCACCTCAAAGATCAATTATCTTGATCCCAGAATATCAGTTGCATGGTGCAAACGCCAGGAAGTTCCAATTGAGAAG ATATTCAATAAGTCTCTTCTGGCAAAGTTTGCTTGGGCAATGGATGTTGATCCGAGTTTCAGATTCTGA
- the LOC117926707 gene encoding DNA topoisomerase 1 alpha-like isoform X1 — translation MENKQLINPPVANGESEDSEDDKPLSAKLSARLPKGNSHVLKGLSSPVLQSQKTKVDVKKSDGDSEDEVPLSSKFPLKTYVRSSSGKSLGSKGLNSPSLSSHPPETKVGVKESSDSEDEIPLLLKLQLKSRKGASSSKLLDSKGLSSPASSRSQSQKAKVNNKNLSDDSEDEIPLSSKFRLKTGMGASLDKLDNFDEKKPLTSTLKPNGISKKDDERVKSPKGQNKRPLGQANTSHHSSSKKPKLLDGSVKGKVKQVSVKAEQKDDDDDDNDDDDEYTPTVKRLKKSVSSDNKKASKTKFIPSSRKKATKKAKKSKKLAKSSKYSKSTKVPPNSGEGQKWTTLEHNGVIFPPPYKPHGVKMLYNGRPVDLTPEQEEVATMFAVMKDTDYATKPRFIENFMNDWRVRLGKNHVIKKFELCDFTPIYEWHEKEKEKKKQMTTEEKKALKEEKLKQEDKYMWAVVDGVKEKVGNFRVEPPGLFRGRGEHPKMGKLKKRICPSDITINIGKEAPVPECPIPGERWKEVRHDNTVTWLAFWNDPINPKEFKYVFLAASSSLKGQSDKEKYEKARLLKDYIQNIRATYTKDFTNKDTMKRQIAVATYLIDKLALRAGNEKDDDEADTVGCCTLKVENVALVPPNKLEFDFLGKDSIRYFNTVEVELPVYKAIGQFKTGKSGGDDLFDKLDTSKLNAHLKELMPGLTAKVFRTYNASITLDEMLNREARGGDAMEKIVIYQHANKEVAIICNHQRTVSKSHDVQMSRLSEKMRELQGVLDELKTDLARAKKGKPPLKDSDGKPKKNMTPEVLERKIAQTNTKIEKMERDMKTKEDLKTVALGTSKINYLDPRISVAWCKRQEVPIEKIFNKSLLAKFAWAMDVDPSFRF, via the exons ATGGAGAATAAGCAATTGATCAATCCTCCTGTTGCAAATGGTGAGTCTGAGGATTCTGAAGATGATAAACCATTGAGTGCCAAACTTTCTGCACGATTACCAAAGGGCAATTCCCATGTTTTAAAGGGACTTAGTTCCCCGGTATTACAGTCACAAAAGACTAAGGTTGATGTCAAGAAGTCTGATGGTGATTCGGAAGATGAAGTTCCTTTGTCATCAAAATTCCCATTGAAAACCTATGTGAGGTCTTCTTCTGGAAAGTCACTTGGTTCAAAGGGACTTAATTCACCCTCTCTTAGCTCACATCCTCCAGAGACGAAGGTTGGCGTCAAGGAGTCCTCTGATTCAGAAGATGAAATTCCTTTGTTATTAAAGTTACAATTGAAATCCAGGAAAGGGGCATCTTCGAGCAAGTTGCTTGACTCAAAGGGGCTCAGTTCACCTGCTTCTAGCCGGTCACAATCTCAGAAGGCTAAGGTCAACAACAAGAACCTTTCTGATGATTCAGAAGATGAAATCCCTTTGTCATCAAAATTCCGATTGAAAACTGGTATGGGGGCATCTTTGGATAAACTGGATAACTTTGATGAGAAGAAGCCCTTGACTTCTACACTGAAACCCAATGGCATCAGTAAGAAAGATGATGAACGGGTAAAATCTCCCAAAGGTCAGAACAAGAGGCCTCTAGGTCAGGCGAATACTTCACACCATTCTTCGTCTAAAAAACCAAAGCTTTTGGATGGATCTGTTAAAGGCAAAGTAAAGCAAGTATCTGTGAAAGCAGAGCAAAAGGATGACGATGACGACGAcaacgatgatgatgatgagtaTACTCCTACTGTCAAGAGACTGAAGAAGTCAGTTTCCTCAGATAATAAAAAAGCATCGAAAACAAAATTTATCCCCTCATCACGAAAGAAGGCAACCAAGAAAGCCaaaaaatccaagaaattgGCAAAGAGTTCAAAATACTCCAAGTCAACAAAAGTACCTCCTAACTCTGGTGAAGGACAGAAGTGGACTACATTGGAGCACAATGGGGTTATTTTTCCACCTCCCTACAAGCCTCATGGAGTTAAAATGCTCTACAATGGTCGCCCAGTTGATTTGACTCCTGAACAGGAGGAG GTTGCAACAATGTTTGCAGTAATGAAAGATACAGACTATGCAACCAAACCGAGATTTATAGAGAACTTCATGAATGATTGGAGAGTGAGACTTGGAAAAAATCATGTAATTAAGAAGTTTGAACTTTGTGATTTCACTCCAATATATGAATGGCATGAgaaggaaaaggagaagaaaaagcaaATGACTACAGAA GAGAAGAAGGCcttaaaagaagagaaattgAAACAAGAAGACAAGTATATGTGGGCTGTTGTTGACGGTGTCAAAGAAAAG GTTGGAAATTTCAGAGTAGAACCACCTGGGTTGTTCCGTGGTCGTGGGGAGCATCCAAAG ATGGGAAAGCTGAAAAAACGCATTTGTCCAAGTGATATTACAATAAATATTGGAAAGGAAGCCCCTGTTCCAGAATGTCCTATTCCTGGTGAAAG GTGGAAGGAAGTCAGGCATGACAATACCGTTACATGGTTAGCATTTTGGAATGATCCTATCAAtccaaaagaattcaaatatgTCTTTCTGGCAGCCAGCAGTTCCTTGAAAGGACAAAGTGACAAGGAGAAATATGAAAAAGCAAGGTTGCTGAAG GACTATATACAAAATATCAGAGCAACCTACACAAAGGATTTCACGAATAAAGATACTATGAAGCGGCAAATTGCAGTTGCTACATATCTCATTGACAAGCTGGCTCTCAGGGCTGGCAATGAGAAG GATGATGATGAGGCTGATACGGTTGGTTGTTGCACCTTGAAAGTGGAAAATGTTGCATTAGTTCCTCCAAACAAGTTGGAG TTTGATTTTCTCGGTAAGGATTCCATTAGATACTTCAACACCGTTGAAGTTGAGCTTCCTGTGTATAAAGCTATTGGGCAATTCAAGACTG GTAAAAGTGGTGGGGATGATCTTTTTGACAAGCTGGATACAAGTAAGCTGAATGCTCACTTGAAGGAACTCATGCCTGGCCTCACTGCAAAAGTTTTCCGTACATATAATGCATCTATCACTTTGGATGAGATG TTGAATAGAGAAGCCAGGGGTGGGGATGCAATGGAGAAGATTGTCATTTATCAGCATGCAAACAAAGAG GTTGCCATTATATGCAACCATCAACGTACTGTCTCAAAGTCCCATGACGTACAAATGTCAAGGTTGAGTGAGAAGATGAGGGAGCTTCAG GGTGTTTTGGATGAATTGAAAACAGACTTGGCGAGGGCAAAGAAAGGGAAGCCTCCATTGAAGGATTCTGATGGGAAGCCAAAGAAGAACATGACCCCAGAAGT GTTAGAGAGGAAGATTGCTCAAACCAATACAAAGATTGAGAAAATGGAGCGAGATATGAAAACCAAAGAGGATCTAAAGACAGTAGCATTGGGCACCTCAAAGATCAATTATCTTGATCCCAGAATATCAGTTGCATGGTGCAAACGCCAGGAAGTTCCAATTGAGAAG ATATTCAATAAGTCTCTTCTGGCAAAGTTTGCTTGGGCAATGGATGTTGATCCGAGTTTCAGATTCTGA
- the LOC117927014 gene encoding ctenidin-3-like, protein MGSKAFVFLALLWAVLLLISSEVAARDLAETSTEQKKTEAAAKTNGVHDAKYPGYGGYPGGGNGGYPGGGYGGYPGGGNGGYPGGGNGGYPGGGNGGYPGGGNGGYPGGGNGGYPGGGNGGYPGGGYGGYPGRGGSGRGGYGGNPGRGGYGGGYCRYGCCSGGSYGRGCRRCCSYAGEAVEAETKAKPQN, encoded by the exons ATGGGTTCCAAGGCTTTTGTTTTCCTGGCTCTTTTATGGGCTGTTCTTCTTCTCATCTCTTCAGAGGTGGCCGCTAGGGACTTGGCTGAGACCTCCACTGAACAAAAAAAGA CTGAGGCGGCAGCAAAGACAAATGGGGTACATGATGCCAAGTACCCTGGCTATGGAGGGTACCCAGGTGGCGGAAATGGAGGATACCCAGGTGGGGGATACGGAGGATACCCAGGTGGCGGAAACGGTGGATACCCAGGTGGCGGAAACGGAGGATACCCAGGTGGCGGAAACGGAGGATACCCAGGTGGCGGAAACGGGGGCTACCCAGGTGGCGGAAACGGAGGCTACCCAGGTGGCGGAAACGGAGGCTACCCAGGTGGTGGATATGGAGGGTACCCTGGCCGCGGAGGCTCTGGCCGTGGAGGTTATGGTGGTAATCCGGGCCGTGGAGGCTATGGAGGAGGGTATTGCCGGTATGGTTGCTGCAGTGGAGGGTCCTATGGAAGAGGTTGCAGGAGGTGTTGCTCCTATGCAGGTGAGGCTGTCGAGGCAGAAACTAAAGCCAAGCCTCAGAACTGA